The following are from one region of the Cynocephalus volans isolate mCynVol1 chromosome 17, mCynVol1.pri, whole genome shotgun sequence genome:
- the HRCT1 gene encoding histidine-rich carboxyl terminus protein 1 has translation MHGVLGSTTLVGWIAGVAVAILLLLLLLATCLFHRRQAQDVERNHPTARGNRVRLAQPWFFRGQGRGHGRPFHHHHHPGHVSHMPSVGLHHHRHHHPLHQAHRGRR, from the coding sequence ATGCACGGCGTCCTGGGGAGCACGACCCTTGTGGGCTGGATTGCAGGCGTCGCTGTGGccatcctgctgctgctgctgctgctggccaccTGCCTTTTCCACAGACGGCAGGCCCAGGATGTGGAGAGGAACCATCCGACTGCAAGGGGAAACCGAGTCCGTTTGGCCCAGCCTTGGTTCTTCCGGGGCCAGGGCCGGGGCCATGGAAGACCCtttcaccaccatcatcatcctggCCATGTGTCTCACATGCCCAGTGTGGGCCTCcatcaccaccgccaccaccaccccctccaCCAGGCTCACCGAGGCCGCCGCTGA